One Octopus sinensis linkage group LG11, ASM634580v1, whole genome shotgun sequence genomic window carries:
- the LOC115216972 gene encoding 2-amino-1-hydroxyethylphosphonate dioxygenase (glycine-forming)-like yields the protein MSTATTENILNEVFGLIEKHGESEYFGEPVSIKEHMIQCAMLAEEENYSKEVILGAFFHDFGHFLQMEGKQNLMIVDGVVLGTSNHEKIAAEYLEARNFSPIICNIARHHVNAKRYLVFKNKSYYESLTEASKQTLQLQGGVMSEEEAGEFERQPMFDLIIQARKWDEEGKDPNKVLKPIKYYRNMCADILKK from the exons ATGTCAACAGCAACGACGGAGAATATCTTAAATGAAGTCTTTGGACTGATTGAGAAACATGGAGAAAGTGAATATTTTGGAGAACCAGTCAGTATCAAGGAACATATGATCCAGTGTGCCATGTTAGCTGAAGAAGAGAATTATTCTAAAGAG GTCATTCTTGGAGCATTCTTCCATGACTTTGGACATTTCCTGCAAATGGAAGGGAAGCAGAATCTaatgattgttgatggtgttgtCTTGGGGACATCAAATCATGAAAAAATTGCAGCAGAGTATCTGGAAGCCAGGAATTTCTCTCCCATCATTTGCAACATTGCCAGACACCATGTGAATGCCAAGAGATATCTTGTTTTCAAGAATAAATCCTATTATGAGT CTTTGACTGAGGCTAGTAAACAGACTCTGCAACTGCAAGGCGGCGTTATGTCAGAAGAAGAAGCTGGGGAATTTGAACGGCAGCCAATGTTCGACCTGATAATCCAAGCCAGGAAGTGGGATGAAGAAGGAAAAGATCCTAACAAGGTTCTTAAACCAATCAAATATTATCGAAATATGTGTGCAGACATTCTCAAGAAATGA